In Drosophila santomea strain STO CAGO 1482 chromosome 2L, Prin_Dsan_1.1, whole genome shotgun sequence, a single window of DNA contains:
- the LOC120457953 gene encoding probable serine hydrolase, with amino-acid sequence MGQTRVATTTATPSPSASPAPETNGQTEEPLQLLGEDSWEEFSIAVPWGTVEAKWWGSKERQPIIALHGWQDNCGSFDRLCPLLPADTSILAIDLPGHGKSSHYPMGMQYFIFWDGICLIRRIVRKYNWKNVTLLGHSLGGALTFMYAASFPTEVDKLINIDIAGPTVRGTQRMAEGTGRALDKFLDYETLPESKQPCYSYDEMIKLVLDAYDGSVDEPSVRVLMNRGMRHNPSKDGYLFARDLRLKISLLGMFTAEQTLAYARQIRCRVLNIRGIPGMKFETPQVYADVIATLRENAAKVVYVEVPGTHHLHLVTPELVAPHVNQFLKEA; translated from the exons ATGGGCCAGACACgcgtggcaacaacaacagcgacgCCATCTCCATCGGCGTCACCTGCGCCAGAAACAA ATGGCCAGACGGAGGAGCCCCTGCAGCTGCTGGGCGAGGACAGCTGGGAGGAGTTCTCTATTGCCGTTCCCTGGGGAACCGTTGAGG CCAAGTGGTGGGGCTCGAAGGAGCGGCAGCCCATCATCGCCCTGCACGGCTGGCAGGACAACTGCGGCAGCTTCGACAGGCTGTGCCCCTTGCTTCCGGCGGACACCTCCATCCTGGCCATCGATCTTCCCGGGCACGGCAAGTCCTCGCACTATCCGATGGGCATGCAGTACTTCATCTTCTGGGACGGCATATGCCTAATTCGCCGCATAGTGCGCAAGTACAACTGGAAGAACGTCACCCTGCTGGGCCACTCGCTGGGCGGAGCTCTGACCTTTATGTACGCGGCTAGCTTTCCCACGGAGGTGGACAAGCTGATCAACATCGATATCGCGGGTCCCACGGTGCGCGGCACTCAACGGATGGCGGAGGGCACTGGCAGGGCGCTGGACAAGTTCTTGGACTACGAAACGCTGCCTGAGAGCAAGCAGCCCTGCTACTCGTACGACGAGATGATCAAACTGGTGCTGGACGCGTACGATGGCTCCGTGGATGAGCCTTCGGTTCGGGTGCTGATGAACAGGGGCATGAGGCACAATCCGAGCAAGGATGGCTACCTGTTTGCCAGGGATCTGCGGCTGAAAATCAGCCTCCTGGGCATGTTCACCGCGGAGCAGACGTTGGCCTACGCGCGCCAGATTCGCTGTCGCGTGCTCAACATCCGGGGCATTCCCGGTATGAAGTTCGAGACGCCACAGGTGTATGCGGATGTGATTGCCACGCTGCGGGAGAATGCCGCCAAGGTGGTCTACGTTGAGGTGCCTGGCACCCATCACCTTCACCTGGTCACCCCAGAGCTAGTGGCGCCCCATGTCAACCAATTCCTGAAGGAGGCGTGA
- the LOC120454430 gene encoding uncharacterized protein LOC120454430 has product MDLIKEINDKYMALEAEIDQKLEKVQAEELKLERQNEQLAETSICAPAPKILSYEEALLRNTNTLKALEIAKARLRSRSTYSPVEKLLQQALHNYRKELESLQDAVDERQDQERPEDRKEEEEEEENLYELVMQNVMEAKRQQTDL; this is encoded by the exons ATGGACCTCATCAAGGAGATTAACGACAAATACATGGCCCTCGAGGCGGAGATCGAccagaagctggagaaggT GCAAGCCGAGGAACTGAAACTGGAGCGGCAGAACGAGCAGCTGGCCGAGACCTCAATCTGTGCACCTGCTCCCAAGATTTTGTCTTACGAGGAGGCTCTCCTGCGGAATACCAACACCTTGAAG GCTCTGGAAATAGCCAAGGCCCGTTTGAGATCGCGCTCCACCTACTCCCCGGTGGAGAAACTGCTCCAACAAGCCCTGCACAACTACCGAAAGGAGCTGGAGAGTCTGCAGGATGCGGTGGATGAGCGCCAGGACCAGGAGAGACCAGAAGACcggaaggaggaggaggaggaggaggaaaacCTGTATGAACTGGTCATGCAGAATGTGATGGAAGCCAAGAGGCAGCAGACCGACCTATAA
- the LOC120457942 gene encoding WW domain-binding protein 4 encodes MTEYWKSNERKFCDFCKCWLSDNKASVAFHESGKRHKLNVAKRITDISRNSEKSERERQKMDAEIRKMEEAAMKSYAQDVHSRGDMTARSINTVMRATASASSSGGAQSSAGRSRQVDPMRLEGLSDEEEDQRRVAPGKVTSETAAPEASLWVEGKSDEGHTYYWNVKTNESVWKPPKEGYLSYEEYERINQLAIDQQEISQAQESLKFRANADEEVARVNREKMKAFRKTDNPKEKKQKEERRQTFKTEEEAATKEIGQWQTVEVKAPEEPIDWQLPKTDYYTAAPVVSASTEPEPPVKKFKEKTIGGLDAETAATAPATFKRKFIKKGNSRQRVED; translated from the exons AT GACGGAGTACTGGAAGTCAAACGAGCGGAAGTTCTGCGACTTCTGCAAATGCTGGCTAAGCGACAACAAGGCG AGCGTCGCCTTCCACGAGAGTGGCAAGCGGCACAAGCTGAATGTGGCCAAAAGGATCACCGACATCAGTCGCAACAGCGAGAAATCGGAGCGGGAACGCCAGAAAATGGACGCGGAGATCCGCAAGATGGAGGAGGCGGCCATGAAGTCGTACGCCCAGGATGTGCATTCCCGCGGCGACATGACCGCGCGGTCCATCAATACGGTGATGAGGGCGACCGCCTCTGCTTCCTCTTCAGGCGGAGCTCAGTCATCGGCTGGAAGATCCCGCCAAGTGGACCCCATGCGCCTGGAAGGACTCTCCGACGAGGAAGAGGACCAGAGGCGGGTGGCTCCCGGCAAGGTGACCAGCGAAACAGCCGCTCCCGAAGCCTCGCTCTGGGTGGAGGGCAAGTCGGACGAAGGACACACCTACTACTGGAACGTGAAGACCAATGAATCCGTCTGGAAGCCGCCGAAGGAGGGCTATCTGTCCTACGAGGAGTACGAGCGCATCAACCAACTGGCCATCGATCAGCAGGAGATCTCCCAGGCGCAGGAATCCCTCAAGTTTCGCGCCAATGCCGACGAGGAAGTGGCGAGGGTGAATCGGGAGAAGATGAAAGCCTTCCGCAAGACCGATAATCCCAAGGAAAAGAAGCAGAAGGAAGAGAGGCGTCAGACATTCAAAACAGAGGAGGAGGCGGCCACCAAGGAGATTGGGCAGTGGCAAACTGTCGAAGTGAA AGCGCCTGAGGAGCCCATCGATTGGCAGCTACCCAAAACGGATTACTACACTGCTGCTCCCGTGGTTTCCGCCTCCACTGAACCAGAACCACCAGTCAAGAAGTTCAAGGAGAAGACGATAGGCGGTCTGGATGCGGAGACAGCCGCCACTGCGCCTGCCACCTTCAAGAGGAAGTTCATCAAGAAGGGAAACAGCCGTCAGCGCGTCGAGGACTAA
- the LOC120447857 gene encoding uncharacterized protein LOC120447857, whose protein sequence is MNVWKAKVLTEVPFGHVLIVSGRVKPHPNKISLDLTDNVNAQNESETVFLKIEANFREGQIIRSMFQPGEGWQQEEISKNWKCDGPKNPLQPGQSFTFRVAVLQRCFEIYVNDQLYGSFEFVKFPKQINYVRTYGDFEKITQFHHRMLFPLVFPRTLMCPDKVAFQSDVPRRYETGTVVAMECIAKGPPTTEFSICFQCNDTGRTVLRFHVNFDRTTVSRSYQREDNSFALSDEETEGEFPFVRGKLFKIAFGLGDRAFLIAVNGQYFTYYNFPGRPFSISTLKCFTNEVGDFAVRSMEYHSDSPLLSRVEKLSII, encoded by the exons ATGAACGTCTGGAAAGCAAAGGTCCTAACGGAAGTCCCCTTCGGACACGTCCTCATCGTCAGTGGGCGCGTCAAGCCTCATCCGAATAA AATTTCGCTGGACCTAACGGATAATGTGAACGCGCAGAACGAGAGCGAAACGGTGTTCCTGAAGATCGAGGCCAACTTCCGCGAGGGCCAGATCATCCGCAGCATGTTCCAGCCGGGCGAGGGATGGCAGCAGGAGGAGATCTCCAAGAACTGGAAGTGCGACGGCCCCAAGAATCCGCTGCAGCCGGGCCAGAGCTTCACCTTCCGGGTGGCGGTGCTGCAGCGATGCTTCGAGATCTACGTGAACGATCAGTTGTACGGGTCCTTCGAGTTTGTGAAGTTCCCCAAGCAAATCAACTACGTGCGCACCTACGGGGACTTCGAGAAGATCACTCAGTTCCACCACCGCATGCTCTTTCCGCTCGTCTTCCCCAGAACGCTCATGTGTCCGGACAAGGTGGCCTTCCAGAGCGACGTGCCCAGGCGATACGAAACCGGTACTGTGGTGGCCATGGAGTGCATCGCCAAGGGGCCACCGACCACGGAGTTCTCCATATGCTTCCAGTGCAACGACACCGGGAGGACGGTGCTCCGGTTCCACGTGAACTTCGATCGGACAACGGTGTCACGCAGCTACCAGCGCGAGGACAACAG CTTTGCCTTAAGCGACGAGGAGACCGAGGGCGAATTCCCATTTGTGCGCGGAAAGCTCTTCAAGATCGCCTTTGGGCTCGGGGATCGGGCTTTCCTGATCGCCGTCAACGGGCAGTACTTCACCTACTACAACTTCCCCGGACGCCCCTTCTCCATATCCACCCTGAAGTGTTTCACCAACGAAGTGGGCGACTTCGCCGTGAGGAGCATGGAGTACCACTCGGATTCCCCGCTTCTGTCCCGCGTGGAGAAGTTGTCCATCATTTAA
- the LOC120447837 gene encoding epidermal growth factor receptor kinase substrate 8-like protein 2 isoform X1, with the protein MFKLLRSSFKRRSSRRRSKPVPGSEDTMVNHHSNGGGSAGNSSGSLRGGGAHGGGGGGGDYSGDDRSGGGEERERLESDLHDKPTYLLEHLATFTVNKESGIVYPADGMRRLLQLEKTTGIWSQKMQLCLDYQWVLIMDYETGNIIERFPASLVQEPTAFTSNDAMELYNNILVFIVSGGGGSRSEMHIFQSQSVSAVHLVEDLKQLRSGKMITQQRGATPTQSGGGGGASSMAMMMSKTSSSSSHSRVELHQHREQRAERERERDRDRERESHHHMHQRSSMEQYGIRAGVGVSGDDVAHISGETDSEHGGIGGGGATERDETSSTSSEKYERDVAVLNHCFDDIEKFIARLQHAAAASRELERRRRNRKSKKRDPGEGLLTLRTRPPHEKEFVDIFAKFKLSFNLLAKLKAHIHDPNAPELVHFLFTPLALIVEASSDTYYESQLPARVVNPLLTREAINLLINCVTSKETELWRSLGDAWVIPRDQWKDDVGSYHPVFLDGWSPDYLINDELEPAPNSPPAHVSKRRLEVQAGSGLNGRGGGGYDDYDSGNGMNMAMGIEKYTIHHGNEGLRERERERERDRDRTGAISASDFNARSELSFDSIEGRGGGAAGHGHGHGHGPGAGPTLSAITAGLQNLHTRESRSGNGYGGGAGPGPSSELGGGGRGLPNVSDDQMLESWLEDLQATGAKIVLVTYPRTANNDKELSVMRGEYLEILDDTRKWWKARNMRGQVAHVPHTIVTPFNFGDGDGAQFYGQQQQPQAGPTGPGNKSRSGDNPGMEQRSPDPTDMMRSKHLGKKGEFRYF; encoded by the exons ACGGAGCTCCAGGCGTCGATCGAAGCCTGTACCGGGATCGGAAGACACCATGGTGAACCACCACTCGAACGGAGGCGGCAGTGCCGGCAACAGTAGCGGAAGCCTAAGAGGAGGCGGTGCACatggaggcggcggcggaggaggagacTATTCCGGAGACGATCGCAGTGGAGGTGGTGAAGAGCGGGAGCGGCTGGAAAGCGATTTGCACGACAAGCCCACCTACCTGCTGGAACACCTGGCCACCTTCACAGTGAACAAGGAGTCCGGCATCGTGTATCCGGCGGACGGAATGCGTCGCCTCCTTCAGCTGGAGAAGACCACGGGCATTTGGTCGCAGAAGATGCAGCTCTGTCTGGACTACCAGTGGGTGCTTATCATGGACTATGAAACGGGG AACATCATCGAAAGATTCCCCGCCTCCTTGGTTCAGGAGCCCACCGCATTCACCTCGAATGACGCCATGGAGCTATACAACAACATTCTGGTCTTTATCGTATCCGGAGGCGGAGGTTCTCGCTCCGAGATGCACATATTCCAG TCACAAAGCGTGTCCGCCGTTCACCTAGTTGAGGATCTGAAGCAGCTGAGAAGCGGCAAGATGATAACGCAGCAGCGCGGTGCCACACCCACGCAATCCGGAGGCGGCGGAGGTGCCTCCAGCATGGCCATGATGATGAGCAAAacctcctcgtcctcgtcgcATAGTAGAGTGGAGTTGCACCAGCACAGGGAGCAGCGGGCAGAGCGCGAGAGGGAGCGGGATCGAGACCGAGAGCGCGAAAGCCACCACCACATGCACCAAAGGAGCAGCATGGAGCAGTATGGAATCCGTGCTGGAGTTGGAGTCTCTGGCGACGACGTGGCCCACATTAGTGGCGAGACGGATTCGGAACACGGCGGGATTGGTGGCGGTGGCGCTACGGAGCGTGATGAGACTAGCTCCACGTCCAGCGAGAAGTACGAGCGGGATGTGGCAGTGCTGAATCACTGTTTCGATGACATCGAGAAGTTCATAGCTCGTCTTCAGCACGCCGCTGCCGCTTCCCGGGAACTGGAGCGTCGGCGTCGCAATCGGAAGTCGAAGAAAAGGGATCCGGGGGAGGGATTGCTCACTTTGAGGACGCGGCCACCCCACGAGAAGGAATTCGTGGACATCTTTGCCAAGTTTAAGCTGTCGTTTAACCTGCTGGCAAAGCTAAAGGCGCACATCCATGATCCCAACGCCCCCGAGCTGGTGCACTTCCTCTTCACGCCGCTAGCTCTGATTGTGGAGGCCTCCAGCGACACGTACTACGAGTCACAGCTGCCGGCGCGCGTGGTCAATCCCCTGCTGACCAGAGAGGCCATCAACCTGCTCATCAACTGTGTAACCAGCAAGGAAACGGAGCTGTGGCGCTCGTTGGGCGATGCCTGGGTTATTCCGCGAGATCAGTGGAAGGATGACGTTGGATCCTACCATCCGGTCTTCCTTGACGGCTGGTCACCGGACTATTTGATCAACGATGAACTGGAGCCAGCACCAAATTCCCCGCCCGCTCATGTAAGCAAGCGCAGACTCGAGGTCCAGGCTGGATCCGGACTAAATGGTCGTGGAGGGGGCGGTTACGATGACTACGACTCGGGGAACGGGATGAACATGGCCATGGGTATCGAGAAGTACACCATCCACCACGGCAACGAAGGGTTGAGGGAGCGGGAGAGGGAAAGGGAACGCGACAGAGATCGGACGGGAGCCATCAGCGCGTCCGACTTTAACGCCCGCAGCGAGCTATCGTTCGACTCGATTGAAGGCAGAGGCGGCGGAGCAGCGGGACATGGACATGGTCATGGCCATGGACCAGGAGCTGGACCCACCCTCAGCGCCATCACAGCTGGTTTGCAGAATCTGCACACGAGGGAGTCTCGCAGTGGAAACGGCTacggaggaggagcaggccCAGGGCCCTCGTCTGAGTTGGGCGGTGGAGGCAGGGGTCTGCCGAACGTCAGCGATGACCAGATGCTCGAGTCCTGGCTGGAGGATCTGCAGGCGACGGGAGCCAAGATTGTGCTGGTCACCTATCCGCGCACCGCCAACAACGACAAGGAGCTTAGCGTGATGCGAGGCGAATACTTGGAG ATCCTTGACGACACCCGAAAGTGGTGGAAGGCGCGCAACATGCGGGGCCAGGTGGCCCACGTGCCGCACACGATTGTGACCCCCTTCAACTTcggggatggagatggagccCAGTTCTACgggcaacaacagcagccgcaggcGGGTCCTACGGGTCCGGGCAACAAATCGCGATCAGGG GATAATCCCGGCATGGAACAGCGATCGCCGGATCCCACCGACATGATGCGCAGCAAGCATCTGGGCAAGAAGGGCGAGTTCCGCTACTTCTAG
- the LOC120447837 gene encoding epidermal growth factor receptor kinase substrate 8-like protein 2 isoform X2, with product MVNHHSNGGGSAGNSSGSLRGGGAHGGGGGGGDYSGDDRSGGGEERERLESDLHDKPTYLLEHLATFTVNKESGIVYPADGMRRLLQLEKTTGIWSQKMQLCLDYQWVLIMDYETGNIIERFPASLVQEPTAFTSNDAMELYNNILVFIVSGGGGSRSEMHIFQSQSVSAVHLVEDLKQLRSGKMITQQRGATPTQSGGGGGASSMAMMMSKTSSSSSHSRVELHQHREQRAERERERDRDRERESHHHMHQRSSMEQYGIRAGVGVSGDDVAHISGETDSEHGGIGGGGATERDETSSTSSEKYERDVAVLNHCFDDIEKFIARLQHAAAASRELERRRRNRKSKKRDPGEGLLTLRTRPPHEKEFVDIFAKFKLSFNLLAKLKAHIHDPNAPELVHFLFTPLALIVEASSDTYYESQLPARVVNPLLTREAINLLINCVTSKETELWRSLGDAWVIPRDQWKDDVGSYHPVFLDGWSPDYLINDELEPAPNSPPAHVSKRRLEVQAGSGLNGRGGGGYDDYDSGNGMNMAMGIEKYTIHHGNEGLRERERERERDRDRTGAISASDFNARSELSFDSIEGRGGGAAGHGHGHGHGPGAGPTLSAITAGLQNLHTRESRSGNGYGGGAGPGPSSELGGGGRGLPNVSDDQMLESWLEDLQATGAKIVLVTYPRTANNDKELSVMRGEYLEILDDTRKWWKARNMRGQVAHVPHTIVTPFNFGDGDGAQFYGQQQQPQAGPTGPGNKSRSGDNPGMEQRSPDPTDMMRSKHLGKKGEFRYF from the exons ATGGTGAACCACCACTCGAACGGAGGCGGCAGTGCCGGCAACAGTAGCGGAAGCCTAAGAGGAGGCGGTGCACatggaggcggcggcggaggaggagacTATTCCGGAGACGATCGCAGTGGAGGTGGTGAAGAGCGGGAGCGGCTGGAAAGCGATTTGCACGACAAGCCCACCTACCTGCTGGAACACCTGGCCACCTTCACAGTGAACAAGGAGTCCGGCATCGTGTATCCGGCGGACGGAATGCGTCGCCTCCTTCAGCTGGAGAAGACCACGGGCATTTGGTCGCAGAAGATGCAGCTCTGTCTGGACTACCAGTGGGTGCTTATCATGGACTATGAAACGGGG AACATCATCGAAAGATTCCCCGCCTCCTTGGTTCAGGAGCCCACCGCATTCACCTCGAATGACGCCATGGAGCTATACAACAACATTCTGGTCTTTATCGTATCCGGAGGCGGAGGTTCTCGCTCCGAGATGCACATATTCCAG TCACAAAGCGTGTCCGCCGTTCACCTAGTTGAGGATCTGAAGCAGCTGAGAAGCGGCAAGATGATAACGCAGCAGCGCGGTGCCACACCCACGCAATCCGGAGGCGGCGGAGGTGCCTCCAGCATGGCCATGATGATGAGCAAAacctcctcgtcctcgtcgcATAGTAGAGTGGAGTTGCACCAGCACAGGGAGCAGCGGGCAGAGCGCGAGAGGGAGCGGGATCGAGACCGAGAGCGCGAAAGCCACCACCACATGCACCAAAGGAGCAGCATGGAGCAGTATGGAATCCGTGCTGGAGTTGGAGTCTCTGGCGACGACGTGGCCCACATTAGTGGCGAGACGGATTCGGAACACGGCGGGATTGGTGGCGGTGGCGCTACGGAGCGTGATGAGACTAGCTCCACGTCCAGCGAGAAGTACGAGCGGGATGTGGCAGTGCTGAATCACTGTTTCGATGACATCGAGAAGTTCATAGCTCGTCTTCAGCACGCCGCTGCCGCTTCCCGGGAACTGGAGCGTCGGCGTCGCAATCGGAAGTCGAAGAAAAGGGATCCGGGGGAGGGATTGCTCACTTTGAGGACGCGGCCACCCCACGAGAAGGAATTCGTGGACATCTTTGCCAAGTTTAAGCTGTCGTTTAACCTGCTGGCAAAGCTAAAGGCGCACATCCATGATCCCAACGCCCCCGAGCTGGTGCACTTCCTCTTCACGCCGCTAGCTCTGATTGTGGAGGCCTCCAGCGACACGTACTACGAGTCACAGCTGCCGGCGCGCGTGGTCAATCCCCTGCTGACCAGAGAGGCCATCAACCTGCTCATCAACTGTGTAACCAGCAAGGAAACGGAGCTGTGGCGCTCGTTGGGCGATGCCTGGGTTATTCCGCGAGATCAGTGGAAGGATGACGTTGGATCCTACCATCCGGTCTTCCTTGACGGCTGGTCACCGGACTATTTGATCAACGATGAACTGGAGCCAGCACCAAATTCCCCGCCCGCTCATGTAAGCAAGCGCAGACTCGAGGTCCAGGCTGGATCCGGACTAAATGGTCGTGGAGGGGGCGGTTACGATGACTACGACTCGGGGAACGGGATGAACATGGCCATGGGTATCGAGAAGTACACCATCCACCACGGCAACGAAGGGTTGAGGGAGCGGGAGAGGGAAAGGGAACGCGACAGAGATCGGACGGGAGCCATCAGCGCGTCCGACTTTAACGCCCGCAGCGAGCTATCGTTCGACTCGATTGAAGGCAGAGGCGGCGGAGCAGCGGGACATGGACATGGTCATGGCCATGGACCAGGAGCTGGACCCACCCTCAGCGCCATCACAGCTGGTTTGCAGAATCTGCACACGAGGGAGTCTCGCAGTGGAAACGGCTacggaggaggagcaggccCAGGGCCCTCGTCTGAGTTGGGCGGTGGAGGCAGGGGTCTGCCGAACGTCAGCGATGACCAGATGCTCGAGTCCTGGCTGGAGGATCTGCAGGCGACGGGAGCCAAGATTGTGCTGGTCACCTATCCGCGCACCGCCAACAACGACAAGGAGCTTAGCGTGATGCGAGGCGAATACTTGGAG ATCCTTGACGACACCCGAAAGTGGTGGAAGGCGCGCAACATGCGGGGCCAGGTGGCCCACGTGCCGCACACGATTGTGACCCCCTTCAACTTcggggatggagatggagccCAGTTCTACgggcaacaacagcagccgcaggcGGGTCCTACGGGTCCGGGCAACAAATCGCGATCAGGG GATAATCCCGGCATGGAACAGCGATCGCCGGATCCCACCGACATGATGCGCAGCAAGCATCTGGGCAAGAAGGGCGAGTTCCGCTACTTCTAG